The DNA segment GAACGCACCCGCCAGGCTGCCGCTAGCACTGCCGGCATGATCCTCAGCTATCAGGGCGCCATCGTGGAAAGTCTTTATGCCGCTAACCGCCAGATATCCCTGGAAGCCCACGGCCATCTCGGCGCAAGCATGAGCCAGCACGGCGCCCAGGATCTGGCTAAGCAGGGCTATCGCTACAACCAGATTCTTGGTCACTACTACCAGGGAGCATCTCTGGCGCGCCTCAAGGCTGGTGCGAGCTGAGCGCATCTGGCAGCAGGCGCTGCAGTTATCCAGCCAGGCGCAGGCCAGCGGCTCCCTGGTTCCCCTAGCTACCGAGGTCCTGGCTGCCCCACAGCACCAGCCATTTGTGTTGCGGCGTTTGCTGAGCACCACCCCCAAACACCTACGCCGTGGTGGCCCTAAGCCCAATCCCTTTTTGCCCTGGGAGCAAGCTCTGGAAGTGGAACGGCTCAGCAGCGGCCATGTGGTGCTGCTCAACAAATATCCAGTGCAGGCGGGCCATCTGCTCCTGATCACGGACTCCTGGCAGCCGCAATGCGGCTGGCTTTCTGCGGACGACTGGCGCGGGGTCTCTCTCCTGGCCAGTGACACCGGTGGGCTGTGGTTCTTCAACAGTTGTGCCGCCTCTGGCGCCAGCCAGCCCCACCGGCATCTACAGCTGCTGCCCCGCCGAGTTGGAGAAGCCAGCACACCCCTGTCTGCGGCAATCCAGGCTCAGCTGGATAGGGGCGAGCGGCCCTGGCCTTGGGCCTATCGGCTGAGTCGCCGCACAGATGCCCTCGGGGGTAGGGATCTACCCGCCCTTTACCTGGAGCATGCCGAGCAGCTGGGCTTGGGCCATCCCCACCAGGACTCCCAGCCCAGGCACCCATACAACCTGCTCTTCGACGACAACTGGCTGCTTACTGTGCGGCGCACCCAGGAACATTGCGCTGGCTTCAGCCTCAATGCCCTCGCCTTTGCTGGCTATCTGCTGGCCACGGAAAGGTCCGATCTCGAGCTGCTGGAGCGAGAGGGCCCTTGGTACTTACTGCAGGCGGTTGCCGCTGCTCCCGACAAGGGCTTGTGATCGACATTCCGTAATTTTTCGGTTGCGCAGTAGGGCCCCGCCGCGGCTGGTTGGAAAGGAAGGGAACAAACACCCTGCCAAACCAACTTCAGCCCATGACCCAATCGATCAAAAACAAATCCCTCAGCCGCCGAGCCCTGCAACAACGTAATCAGAGGGTGAACCAGTACCGCGGTCTGGTGACGCCAATTGCTGTGCACTACAGCCGCCGCTGTCCCGAGCCCCTCGACGACCTGGTTCAGGTGGGTCTGATGGGCCTGCTACGAGCAGCTGAGCTCTATCAACCGCAAACAGCAACTCCTTTCGAGGCCTTTGCCAGACCCCACATCCGGGGCGCCATCCTGCATTACTTGCGCGATTCGGCATCAGCCGTGCGGTTACCGCGCCGGCAGATGGAGCTGCACGACAAGCTGCGTCAACTGAAGGCCAGCTGGAGCAGTGGCCATGGGCAGGAGCCCAGTGCCGAAGATCTGCGCCTAGCTCTGGAGCTCAGCCTTGAACAATGGCAAGAACTGCTACGTGGACAAGCGCTGGCCAGGCCTCTTGAGCTGGAGACTGGCTATGAGGAAACCAGACTTCAGGAGGGTTGTAGCGGCAGGTCCTGGGAGTCTGAATTCACCGGCGCGGATGGCTGGGACTATCAGGGAGCTGAAGTGCGTCAGCAACTGGCTTGCCTTGAGCCCGGATTACGTCATGTGATCCAGAAGGTAGTGCTCTCGGGCTGGAGCTACCGGCGCACGGCAGCGCTGCTTCAGGTGAGTCCGATGACCGTGCAGCGGAGGCTCAAGCAGGGCTTGGCACAGATGCGCGCCGCCCTGCTCAATGCAGACGCGTTTTCAACTCTCAGCTGCCAGCCGAGGTCGCATCGCGCTCCATCTGTCGCTCCAGCGTGCTGATCGAGGCATTCATGGCTGCCAGCTGGCGTTCCACACCGTCCCGCCAGAACTGAAGCATGCGCAGCTTGCGCTCTTGGTGACGCCTCCAGCTAACAGCACCACCGTCATCAACGCTGCCACAGCAGCCCAGGAGGGGAAGCATGAGAAAGTAGGAAAGGTCATTAAGGTTCTAGCGAGCCTGACGGGCTTGCCGAGTGTCGTGTTTCTCCCCCAGCGATGGCCCCGAAACACCCTTCGGTCAGTTCCCTTCCAAGCCCCTGTAAGAGCTCTCAATCTGGGTTTGCAACCGACTGCCCGTCATACCCTTGTGGAGTCGGGGCCATTGCACTCA comes from the Cyanobium sp. Tous-M-B4 genome and includes:
- a CDS encoding ATP adenylyltransferase, which produces MVTTTREHLWRASRLVRAERIWQQALQLSSQAQASGSLVPLATEVLAAPQHQPFVLRRLLSTTPKHLRRGGPKPNPFLPWEQALEVERLSSGHVVLLNKYPVQAGHLLLITDSWQPQCGWLSADDWRGVSLLASDTGGLWFFNSCAASGASQPHRHLQLLPRRVGEASTPLSAAIQAQLDRGERPWPWAYRLSRRTDALGGRDLPALYLEHAEQLGLGHPHQDSQPRHPYNLLFDDNWLLTVRRTQEHCAGFSLNALAFAGYLLATERSDLELLEREGPWYLLQAVAAAPDKGL
- a CDS encoding sigma factor SigF, with amino-acid sequence MLPLLGCCGSVDDGGAVSWRRHQERKLRMLQFWRDGVERQLAAMNASISTLERQMERDATSAGS
- a CDS encoding sigma-70 family RNA polymerase sigma factor, producing MTQSIKNKSLSRRALQQRNQRVNQYRGLVTPIAVHYSRRCPEPLDDLVQVGLMGLLRAAELYQPQTATPFEAFARPHIRGAILHYLRDSASAVRLPRRQMELHDKLRQLKASWSSGHGQEPSAEDLRLALELSLEQWQELLRGQALARPLELETGYEETRLQEGCSGRSWESEFTGADGWDYQGAEVRQQLACLEPGLRHVIQKVVLSGWSYRRTAALLQVSPMTVQRRLKQGLAQMRAALLNADAFSTLSCQPRSHRAPSVAPAC